CCCAGATAGCCGATGTTGGCGTCAGCGGAATTGCCATTGATGTCCTGACACTGACCAGTACCTTTTTACTGGCCTGTTTTATCGGTCAGAAAGTATTCGGGCTGGATAAACAAACCAGCTGGTTAATTGGCGCGGGGAGCAGTATTTGCGGTGCAGCGGCAGTACTGGCAACCGAGCCCGTGGTCAAAGCAGAATCCAGCAAAGTGACTGTTGCGGTCGCGACGGTAGTGATTTTCGGCACGCTGGCCATTTTCCTTTACCCGGCGATGTATCCGCTGGTTGCTCACTGGTTTAGCCCGGAAACTTACGGCATCTATATTGGCTCGACGATGCATGAAGTCGCGCAGGTGGTTGCTGCCGGCCACGCCATTAACCCTGATGCTGAAAATGCCGCCGTGATTGCCAAAATGCTGCGCGTCATGATGCTTGCACCGTTCCTGATTATTCTGGCGGCTCGTGTTAAGCAACTCGCCCCAGTGGGCAGTAACCAGAAGAGTAAAATCACCATTCCGTGGTTTGCCATTCTGTTCATTGTGGTGGCGATATTTAACTCCTTCCACCTGTTGCCAAAATATGTAGTGGATATGCTGGTGACACTGGATACCATCCTTCTGGCAATGGCGATGGCGGCTCTTGGAGTCACGACCCATGTCAGTGCACTAAAAAAAGCAGGTGCGAAACCACTGCTGATGGCGCTGGTGCTTTTCATCTGGCTCATCGTAGGCGGGGGGGCAATCAACCTGGCCGTTCATAGCCTGATGGCATAAACCACTACATCCTTCTCCTGTTAACCCGCTATCATAAGCATTTCGGGTTAACAGGAGTCCCTTTATGAAATATGTTGGAGCGCACGTGAGTGCTGCTGGTGGCCTTGCGAATGCCGCCATTCGCGCCGCCGAAATCGAGGCGACCGCTTTCGCCCTGTTTACCAAAAACCAGCGCCAGTGGCGTGCCGCCCCCCTCACCACTGAAACC
This sequence is a window from Enterobacter sp. RHBSTW-00994. Protein-coding genes within it:
- a CDS encoding YeiH family protein, coding for MTELTLQNHRTLWHFVPGLALSAVVTGVALWGGSIPAVAGAGFSALTLAILLGMVVGNTVYPHIWKSCDGGVIFAKQHLLRLGIILYGFRLTFAQIADVGVSGIAIDVLTLTSTFLLACFIGQKVFGLDKQTSWLIGAGSSICGAAAVLATEPVVKAESSKVTVAVATVVIFGTLAIFLYPAMYPLVAHWFSPETYGIYIGSTMHEVAQVVAAGHAINPDAENAAVIAKMLRVMMLAPFLIILAARVKQLAPVGSNQKSKITIPWFAILFIVVAIFNSFHLLPKYVVDMLVTLDTILLAMAMAALGVTTHVSALKKAGAKPLLMALVLFIWLIVGGGAINLAVHSLMA